One window of the Archangium primigenium genome contains the following:
- a CDS encoding Tox-REase-5 domain-containing protein gives MKGRGGWWLGWVLALLLASGCATDLGAGGAAEDEARPDAFQVLQAASGLDPEAWHAPGRPLTVARARELLGQVARARVTQRSFAPRRALAWLLTEALEGGEAVAPGELRRRARRFEQVGVVRPDGVWVAALTGEPLHSLGRLELVDGEWRVGRLVVGDFYASRGGVLYPVNAVLRREPGPPWGEVGLGRDWLNAALDGAEDAVGEMARALGHTVLHPVRTAEDLALLPRTVARLLLASPAYFERYGALPREAQLREAARLSTHVVMLVGGGEVAAGRLGGLGLELTAQGELVLARSVAGVEAGAAVLGVGALSVVHMARPGETPSRAGPGRWVHQTPTTESAQALDYQEQVTGQPAWRVYRVGEVEFDGFNGVELLEAKGGSYKKFLEKGGTAQPWFARGKGLKGVLKQAEAQWKVSQRLGIPLVWHVAEVEFANFLRATFEFRGWSSIQVRHTPPTR, from the coding sequence GTGAAGGGTCGTGGAGGTTGGTGGCTCGGGTGGGTGCTGGCGCTCCTGCTGGCGAGCGGGTGCGCGACGGACCTGGGCGCGGGAGGCGCCGCTGAGGACGAGGCGAGACCGGACGCTTTCCAGGTGCTGCAAGCGGCCAGTGGGCTCGACCCCGAGGCGTGGCACGCGCCGGGGCGGCCCCTCACCGTGGCGCGGGCGCGGGAACTGCTCGGCCAGGTGGCACGGGCGCGCGTAACCCAGCGCAGCTTCGCGCCGCGCCGGGCCCTGGCGTGGCTGCTGACCGAGGCGCTGGAGGGGGGCGAGGCCGTGGCGCCCGGAGAGCTGCGGCGCCGGGCGAGGCGCTTCGAGCAGGTGGGCGTGGTTCGGCCGGACGGCGTTTGGGTGGCGGCACTCACGGGTGAGCCGCTGCACTCCCTGGGCCGGCTGGAGCTGGTGGACGGGGAGTGGCGGGTGGGCCGGCTCGTGGTGGGCGACTTCTACGCGTCACGTGGCGGGGTGCTCTACCCGGTGAACGCGGTACTGCGACGCGAGCCCGGGCCTCCGTGGGGAGAGGTGGGCCTGGGGCGCGACTGGCTCAACGCGGCGCTGGATGGCGCGGAGGACGCCGTGGGGGAGATGGCACGGGCGCTCGGGCACACGGTGCTCCACCCCGTACGGACAGCGGAAGACCTGGCGCTGCTGCCCAGGACGGTGGCGCGACTGCTGCTGGCGTCACCCGCGTACTTCGAGCGCTACGGCGCCCTGCCCCGAGAGGCGCAGCTCCGCGAGGCGGCGAGGCTGTCCACGCACGTGGTGATGCTGGTGGGAGGAGGCGAGGTCGCGGCGGGACGGCTGGGCGGGCTGGGGCTGGAGCTGACGGCTCAGGGCGAGCTGGTGCTGGCGCGGAGCGTGGCGGGCGTGGAGGCAGGTGCGGCGGTGCTGGGAGTGGGCGCGCTCTCGGTGGTGCACATGGCTCGGCCCGGAGAGACACCATCGCGCGCGGGACCGGGGCGGTGGGTGCACCAGACGCCGACGACGGAGTCGGCGCAGGCGCTGGACTACCAGGAGCAGGTGACGGGCCAGCCGGCGTGGCGGGTGTACCGGGTGGGCGAGGTGGAGTTCGACGGCTTCAACGGCGTGGAACTCCTGGAGGCCAAGGGCGGCAGCTACAAGAAGTTCCTGGAGAAGGGCGGCACGGCCCAACCGTGGTTCGCGCGAGGCAAGGGGCTCAAGGGCGTGTTGAAGCAAGCGGAGGCGCAGTGGAAGGTTTCCCAACGCTTGGGCATTCCGCTGGTGTGGCATGTGGCCGAAGTGGAGTTCGCGAACTTCCTTCGCGCCACATTCGAGTTCCGTGGTTGGAGCAGCATCCAGGTTCGCCACACGCCGCCAACGCGCTAG
- a CDS encoding Imm52 family immunity protein, with the protein MSEHYFVGAYWGPRQETARACAQRSELFLRLLAECDPSFAQWYRVGKKAPPGLPGHPIQSVDDLERLMLSGRNRSSVGRKVLEDLGFLTGVFNARKEDTRLEFHCGAYYPEGHNYCLLEPPRDGPVHERLLSAPVLARIVTSLVTAWDPNFVTASSLEMLRLVEGPERETRVGWLTYVSRRLGTVPPLPAPVRIEPVGTQGWLLTLSPERMTAASPEHVALTARVRELLDRAGLIARPHAPREPS; encoded by the coding sequence ATGAGCGAGCATTACTTCGTGGGGGCCTACTGGGGACCTCGTCAGGAGACGGCGCGGGCGTGTGCCCAACGCTCGGAACTCTTCCTGCGCCTGCTCGCTGAATGTGACCCCTCCTTCGCCCAGTGGTATCGAGTGGGAAAGAAGGCTCCCCCGGGGCTCCCCGGTCATCCCATCCAGAGCGTGGATGACTTGGAGCGGTTGATGTTGTCGGGACGCAACCGCAGCAGTGTTGGCCGGAAGGTGCTTGAGGACCTGGGCTTCCTGACCGGCGTATTCAACGCGCGGAAGGAGGACACGAGGCTGGAGTTCCACTGTGGCGCGTACTACCCAGAGGGCCACAATTACTGCCTGTTGGAGCCGCCCAGGGATGGCCCCGTCCATGAGCGGCTGTTGAGCGCGCCCGTCCTGGCGCGAATCGTCACGAGTCTGGTGACGGCTTGGGATCCAAACTTCGTGACGGCCTCGTCCCTGGAGATGCTGCGACTCGTGGAGGGGCCAGAGCGGGAGACGCGCGTGGGCTGGCTCACGTACGTGTCGCGGAGGTTGGGCACGGTGCCACCGCTGCCCGCGCCCGTGCGCATCGAGCCCGTGGGCACCCAGGGCTGGTTGCTCACCCTGTCCCCCGAGCGCATGACGGCGGCCAGTCCCGAGCACGTGGCCCTCACCGCCCGCGTGCGCGAATTGCTCGACCGCGCGGGCCTCATCGCCCGGCCTCACGCGCCCCGGGAGCCCTCGTGA
- a CDS encoding HEAT repeat domain-containing protein has translation MTRHRHWRRDVPPAHLDRLVRALASGDPELSPTTAGQRLARSRVGMRRLVRVVRSSADLSTRLTALYEFLTARLAPWHLALLGRVFADPHAPALLRALAAEGLGIHLPRLSSRRRPRRRDARLLDALHRGLADPEPEVRFWCIYALTALGDARCLPRLRLIAATDTAAASLWTLRQEALWALGQFEGRDLDPHAL, from the coding sequence GTGACCCGACACCGGCACTGGCGGCGCGACGTGCCGCCCGCCCACCTCGACCGCCTCGTGCGCGCCCTCGCGAGCGGAGACCCCGAGCTGAGTCCCACCACCGCCGGACAGCGGCTCGCGCGCTCCCGCGTCGGCATGCGGCGGCTCGTCCGCGTCGTCCGCTCCTCCGCCGACCTGTCCACCCGCCTGACCGCGCTGTACGAGTTCCTCACCGCCCGCCTCGCCCCCTGGCACCTCGCCCTGCTCGGGCGCGTGTTCGCCGACCCCCACGCGCCCGCCCTGCTGCGCGCCCTCGCCGCCGAGGGCCTCGGCATCCACCTCCCCCGCCTCTCCTCCCGCCGCCGTCCCCGCCGCCGCGACGCGCGCCTGCTCGACGCGCTCCACCGGGGCCTCGCGGACCCCGAGCCCGAGGTCCGCTTCTGGTGCATCTACGCCCTCACCGCGCTCGGCGATGCGCGCTGTCTGCCCCGGCTGCGCCTCATCGCCGCCACGGACACCGCCGCGGCGAGCCTGTGGACCCTTCGTCAGGAGGCGCTGTGGGCCCTCGGACAGTTCGAGGGCCGGGACCTGGATCCCCACGCCTTGTAG
- a CDS encoding M16 family metallopeptidase yields MPLLSRPRLLVLGLLLAAAPALAQAPASKAAPSKAAPASAPPAPVTSVEGISEYRLPNGLRVLLFPDPTKSTVTVNLTYFVGSRHEGYGETGMAHLLEHLMFKGTPTTPNVPQALTQRGARPNGTTWLDRTNYYETLPASGDNLRWALGFEADRMRHSFIAQKDLDSEMTVVRNELERGENSPQRILNQRVMSAAYAWHNYGKPTIGARADLEHVPIERLQAFYKRYYRPDNALLVIAGQFDPARALADARATLGRVPVPKEPLPVTYTEEPTQDGERRVTLRRVGDVSALSAVYHVPEGAHPDFAAIDVLTHALGNTPSGRLYKALVETKKATSASAYNLQLHDPGVLTLSAEVREGQSLDAAREALLATAENAAATPFTPDEVNRAKTSLLKSVELLLRDSEGAAIQLSEWAAAGDWRLLFLHRDRIEAVTPEDVTRVASQYLKQSNRTLGEFIPTPQPDRAPMPPRVDLTAMLQGYQGRGAVVAGEAFDPSPANIERRVTRSTLGGLQLALLPKKTRGEMVNVSLALRWGTEQALQGRDTAADLAGSLLMRGTRKHSRQELRDTFDRLRARVGVEGGATGATVWVEAPTQSLPEVLALVAEVLREPAFEPREFELLRQERLASLESQKSEPTVRGRTAFYRALSPYPKGHPYHVDSVEESLADVQAVTLEQVRAFHRDFYGASKGELAAVGDFEPEALVKQVGALFGDWKSPAPYARVEARPYQRGVAGQVVETPDKANALFLAGQGLDLRDDDPDYPALVLGNFVLGGGFLNSRLATRVRQKDGLSYTVSSSLSAGVLDPVGLFSTYAIYAPQNAERLETAVREELQRVLDQGFTAEEVDKARAGLLEYRRTARADDGGLARTLAAYLYYGRTLAFDEAFEKRMAALKPADIRAALGKRLDWKQVTVVKAGDFEGARTKASAPPAAGVKTPTAP; encoded by the coding sequence ATGCCCCTGCTGTCCCGCCCGCGCCTCCTCGTCCTCGGCCTGCTGCTCGCGGCCGCCCCCGCGCTCGCCCAGGCGCCCGCCTCCAAGGCCGCTCCCTCCAAGGCCGCGCCGGCGTCCGCCCCGCCCGCCCCCGTCACGAGCGTGGAAGGCATCTCCGAGTACCGCCTGCCCAATGGCCTGCGGGTGCTGCTCTTCCCGGACCCCACCAAGTCCACCGTCACGGTGAACCTCACCTACTTCGTCGGCTCGCGCCACGAGGGCTACGGCGAGACGGGCATGGCGCACCTGCTCGAGCACCTGATGTTCAAGGGCACGCCCACCACGCCCAACGTGCCCCAGGCCCTCACCCAGCGCGGCGCCCGCCCCAACGGCACCACCTGGCTCGACCGGACCAACTACTACGAGACCCTGCCCGCCTCGGGCGACAACCTGCGCTGGGCGCTCGGCTTCGAGGCGGACCGCATGCGCCACAGCTTCATCGCCCAGAAGGACCTGGACAGCGAGATGACCGTGGTGCGCAACGAGCTGGAGCGCGGCGAGAACAGCCCCCAGCGCATCCTCAACCAGCGCGTCATGAGCGCCGCCTACGCCTGGCACAACTACGGCAAGCCCACCATCGGCGCGCGCGCCGACCTGGAGCACGTGCCCATCGAGCGGCTCCAGGCCTTCTACAAGCGCTACTACCGGCCGGACAACGCCCTGCTCGTCATCGCCGGCCAGTTCGACCCGGCGCGGGCGCTCGCCGACGCGCGCGCCACCCTGGGCCGCGTGCCCGTCCCCAAGGAGCCCCTGCCGGTCACCTACACCGAGGAGCCCACCCAGGACGGCGAGCGCCGCGTCACCCTGCGCCGCGTGGGCGACGTGAGCGCCCTCAGCGCCGTCTACCACGTGCCCGAGGGCGCCCACCCGGACTTCGCCGCCATCGACGTGCTCACCCACGCGCTGGGCAACACCCCCTCGGGCCGCCTGTACAAGGCGCTCGTGGAGACGAAGAAGGCGACCAGCGCGAGCGCCTACAACCTGCAGCTGCACGACCCGGGCGTGCTCACGCTGTCCGCCGAGGTGCGCGAGGGCCAGTCGCTCGACGCCGCGCGCGAGGCGCTGCTGGCCACCGCGGAGAACGCCGCCGCCACGCCCTTCACCCCGGACGAGGTCAATCGCGCCAAGACGTCCCTGCTCAAGTCCGTGGAGCTGCTCCTGCGCGACTCGGAGGGCGCCGCCATCCAGCTGTCCGAGTGGGCCGCCGCCGGTGACTGGCGCCTGCTCTTCCTGCACCGCGACCGCATCGAGGCCGTCACCCCCGAGGACGTCACGCGCGTGGCCTCGCAGTATCTCAAGCAGAGCAACCGCACCCTCGGTGAGTTCATCCCCACGCCCCAGCCGGACCGCGCCCCCATGCCGCCGCGCGTGGACCTCACCGCCATGCTCCAGGGCTACCAGGGCCGGGGCGCGGTCGTCGCCGGCGAGGCGTTCGACCCCTCGCCCGCGAACATCGAGCGGCGCGTGACGCGCTCCACCCTGGGGGGCCTGCAGCTCGCGCTCCTGCCCAAGAAGACGCGCGGGGAGATGGTGAACGTGTCGCTCGCGCTGCGCTGGGGCACCGAGCAGGCGCTCCAGGGCCGGGACACCGCGGCGGACCTGGCCGGCTCGCTGCTCATGCGCGGCACCCGGAAGCACTCGCGCCAGGAGCTGCGCGACACGTTCGACCGGCTCCGGGCCCGGGTGGGCGTGGAGGGCGGGGCCACGGGGGCCACGGTCTGGGTGGAGGCGCCCACGCAGAGCCTGCCCGAGGTGCTGGCGCTCGTGGCCGAGGTGCTGCGCGAGCCCGCGTTCGAGCCGCGTGAGTTCGAGCTGCTCCGCCAGGAGCGCCTCGCGTCGCTCGAGTCGCAGAAGAGCGAGCCCACGGTGCGCGGCCGCACGGCCTTCTACCGGGCCCTGTCGCCCTACCCCAAGGGGCACCCCTACCACGTGGACTCGGTGGAGGAGTCGCTCGCGGACGTGCAGGCGGTGACGCTCGAGCAGGTGCGCGCCTTCCACCGCGACTTCTACGGCGCGTCCAAGGGCGAGCTCGCCGCGGTGGGCGACTTCGAGCCCGAGGCCCTGGTGAAGCAGGTGGGCGCGCTGTTTGGGGACTGGAAGAGCCCGGCGCCCTACGCGCGCGTGGAGGCCCGGCCCTACCAGCGGGGCGTGGCGGGCCAGGTGGTGGAGACGCCGGACAAGGCCAACGCCCTGTTCCTCGCGGGCCAGGGGCTGGACTTGCGCGATGACGACCCGGACTACCCGGCGCTGGTGCTCGGCAACTTCGTGCTCGGCGGGGGCTTTCTCAACTCGCGCCTGGCCACGCGCGTGCGGCAGAAGGACGGCCTGTCCTACACGGTGAGCAGCTCCCTGAGCGCGGGGGTGTTGGACCCGGTGGGCCTGTTCTCCACGTACGCCATCTACGCGCCGCAGAACGCCGAGCGGCTGGAGACGGCCGTGCGCGAGGAGCTGCAGCGGGTGCTCGACCAGGGCTTCACCGCCGAGGAGGTGGACAAGGCGCGCGCGGGGCTCCTGGAGTACCGGCGCACGGCGCGCGCGGACGACGGCGGCCTGGCGCGCACGCTCGCGGCGTACCTGTACTACGGGCGCACGCTGGCGTTCGACGAGGCCTTCGAGAAGCGCATGGCCGCGCTCAAGCCGGCGGACATACGCGCGGCCCTGGGCAAGCGGCTCGACTGGAAGCAGGTGACGGTGGTGAAGGCGGGCGACTTCGAGGGCGCCCGGACCAAGGCCTCCGCGCCCCCGGCCGCCGGAGTGAAGACACCCACCGCGCCGTGA
- a CDS encoding type VI immunity family protein: MKVLRLVLHLPFDHADVAAGVNHALDVYLDALGRGPEGLSDWRDVEGEDDVFPLEGEGWDFIRSMLAPPTGPRFLDDIPEEPFVRHRVKKQFDRCVELTGGAGYGFFYWARLPWRTPEPDAMSLVSFSWPTESLEAHGAEASRALMERLAALMPYASGHAGLAFYSPNVWGPEVASIHEEALRHPGLDVTHGERHLGVRVDGVHWLNFLGPEVLGRVGGTEALCARLHAPGTTVQALEGGRALVALGPAPEAGDVTRGDTLPAYRELARVLEPWLLPCPETRVWHGCPPGIARRWGRRFLD; this comes from the coding sequence ATGAAGGTGCTCCGGCTCGTGTTGCACCTGCCCTTCGATCACGCGGACGTGGCGGCGGGCGTGAACCACGCGCTCGACGTCTACCTCGACGCCCTCGGGAGGGGACCCGAAGGCCTGTCCGACTGGCGTGATGTCGAGGGCGAGGACGACGTGTTTCCGCTCGAGGGCGAGGGCTGGGACTTCATCCGCTCCATGCTGGCGCCTCCGACGGGGCCGCGCTTCCTGGACGACATCCCGGAGGAGCCCTTCGTGCGGCACCGGGTGAAGAAGCAGTTCGACCGCTGCGTGGAACTGACGGGCGGCGCCGGGTACGGCTTCTTCTACTGGGCCCGCCTGCCGTGGCGGACGCCCGAGCCGGATGCGATGAGTCTGGTGAGCTTCTCCTGGCCCACCGAGTCCCTGGAGGCGCACGGCGCCGAGGCCTCGCGCGCGCTGATGGAGCGCCTGGCCGCGCTGATGCCGTATGCGTCGGGGCACGCGGGACTGGCGTTCTATTCGCCCAACGTGTGGGGCCCGGAGGTCGCGTCCATCCACGAGGAGGCGCTGCGCCACCCGGGTCTGGACGTGACGCACGGCGAGCGGCACCTGGGGGTGCGGGTGGACGGGGTGCACTGGCTCAACTTCCTGGGGCCCGAGGTGCTCGGACGGGTGGGCGGCACCGAGGCCCTGTGCGCGCGGCTGCACGCTCCCGGCACCACGGTGCAGGCGCTGGAGGGAGGGCGGGCGCTGGTGGCGCTGGGCCCCGCGCCCGAGGCGGGTGACGTCACGCGCGGGGACACGCTGCCCGCGTACCGGGAATTGGCGCGGGTGCTCGAGCCCTGGCTGCTGCCCTGCCCCGAGACCCGGGTCTGGCACGGCTGTCCTCCGGGCATCGCCCGCCGCTGGGGGCGCCGCTTCCTCGACTGA
- a CDS encoding type VI immunity family protein, whose product MHREVIRLVLHLPFDHQDLASAVGHALDVYLEAVGSTQEVFSEYFLGYEPNTLTSEDWPRIRSMLAPPRGPRFLDDLEDEEVRPYLKEQFERRVDLLGGAQGLSGYGFFYGSRLPWRTPEPDAMSLVSFSWPTEFLEAHGAEASRALMERLASLLPYASGHAGLAFYSPNVWGLEEAAIHEEALRHPGLDVTHGERHLGVRVDGVHWLNFLGPEVLGRVGGPEALRARLHAPGTTVQALDGGRALVALGPVPEAGDIARGDTLPAYRELARVLEPWLLPCPETRVWHGCPPGTARRWGRRFLD is encoded by the coding sequence GTGCACCGCGAAGTCATCCGACTCGTGTTGCACTTGCCCTTCGACCATCAGGACCTGGCGAGCGCGGTCGGCCATGCGCTCGATGTTTATCTGGAGGCGGTGGGTTCGACCCAGGAGGTGTTCAGTGAATACTTCCTGGGCTACGAGCCGAACACGCTGACCTCGGAGGACTGGCCACGGATTCGATCGATGCTCGCGCCACCGCGTGGGCCGCGGTTCCTCGATGACCTGGAGGACGAGGAGGTCCGCCCCTACCTCAAGGAGCAATTCGAGCGTCGGGTGGACCTCTTGGGCGGAGCCCAGGGCTTGAGTGGCTACGGTTTCTTCTACGGCTCGCGCCTGCCGTGGCGGACACCGGAGCCGGACGCGATGAGTCTGGTGAGCTTCTCCTGGCCCACCGAGTTCCTGGAGGCGCATGGCGCCGAGGCCTCGCGCGCGCTGATGGAGCGCCTGGCCTCGCTCCTGCCCTATGCGTCGGGGCACGCGGGACTGGCGTTCTATTCGCCCAACGTGTGGGGCTTGGAGGAGGCCGCCATCCACGAGGAGGCGCTGCGCCACCCGGGCCTGGACGTGACGCACGGCGAGCGGCACCTGGGGGTGCGGGTGGACGGGGTGCACTGGCTCAACTTCCTGGGGCCCGAGGTGCTCGGACGGGTGGGCGGCCCGGAGGCCCTGCGCGCGCGGCTGCACGCGCCCGGCACCACGGTGCAGGCGCTGGACGGGGGGCGGGCGCTGGTGGCGCTGGGCCCCGTGCCCGAGGCGGGTGACATCGCGCGCGGGGACACGCTGCCCGCGTACCGGGAGCTGGCGCGGGTGCTCGAGCCCTGGCTGCTGCCCTGCCCCGAGACCCGCGTCTGGCATGGCTGTCCTCCAGGCACCGCTCGCCGCTGGGGGCGCCGCTTCCTCGACTGA
- a CDS encoding Hint domain-containing protein has protein sequence MGWGVLLVLTAGWSGALRSPTQAPAAREVLEDARRLEAWYAAATRGTGRASVSLDLGQEAHRAFLLRRLQAAGKTPRSAPELFRRLAAARARSPAPSEAGLWCDHALLLRPALPSPSGEALVFPVSVRVSCLGGADYVFADLIAQDAPRDDSTRTVLASRAGEEFAGGTDFLDVAVDVPAAPADGHLLRVESLALASDARSGRDFVSYAVARHSLALRPDGGHGLVHPRALVPGAGEEVLLCQARGGTDCDYAQVTLTDGVPEPFTAQPTGLAAALPDAPGRFSAQDYWPFTTPPDPRHLLLPVRARLSPGARPGGPCTVARYTAARLKLLDTARGATCVPAQDPRGLLPTGLVSGPVDFLAAPSTLLNEDLPDAPACEAAALRDAPLSLSLTLVGEARCEDADGTATLEPFFLSDALDRRAPGARRLVFHEGCLAEGTPITLADGRGVPVEDVRPGDRVRADTLGAVLTVTDVSRGQEPEPLVLLRDSAGHVLRLTERHPVLLPDGGGVAAGALHPGDTVRTDAGPARLVSVARVPGGTRVFNLRLGTASELARRPAGAPAALFAGGFLVGDLALQRALATPTPAASPPLARLPPAWHADLHHALAR, from the coding sequence ATGGGCTGGGGGGTGCTGTTGGTGCTCACGGCGGGCTGGAGCGGCGCGCTGCGCTCGCCCACCCAGGCCCCCGCGGCGCGTGAGGTGTTGGAGGACGCGCGGCGGCTGGAGGCCTGGTACGCCGCCGCCACGCGGGGCACGGGCCGCGCGAGTGTCTCGCTGGACCTGGGCCAGGAGGCGCACCGGGCCTTCCTCCTGCGCCGGCTCCAGGCCGCGGGCAAGACGCCCCGCTCCGCGCCGGAGCTCTTCCGCCGGCTCGCCGCCGCGCGCGCCCGGAGCCCCGCGCCGAGCGAGGCCGGCCTGTGGTGCGACCACGCCCTGCTGCTGCGCCCCGCCCTCCCCTCCCCTTCCGGCGAGGCGCTCGTCTTCCCCGTGTCCGTGCGCGTGAGCTGCCTGGGCGGCGCGGACTACGTCTTCGCGGACCTCATCGCCCAGGACGCGCCCCGGGACGACTCGACGCGCACCGTGCTCGCCTCGCGCGCGGGCGAGGAGTTCGCCGGGGGCACGGACTTCCTCGACGTGGCCGTGGACGTGCCGGCCGCGCCCGCCGACGGCCACCTCTTGCGCGTGGAGTCGCTCGCGCTCGCCTCGGACGCCCGGAGCGGCCGCGACTTCGTCTCCTATGCGGTGGCGCGGCACTCGCTCGCGCTGCGGCCCGACGGAGGCCACGGCCTCGTGCACCCGCGCGCGCTCGTGCCGGGCGCGGGCGAGGAGGTGCTCCTGTGCCAGGCGCGCGGCGGCACCGACTGCGACTACGCCCAGGTGACGCTCACCGACGGCGTGCCCGAGCCCTTCACCGCCCAGCCCACCGGGCTCGCCGCCGCCCTGCCCGACGCGCCCGGCCGCTTCAGCGCCCAGGACTACTGGCCCTTCACCACCCCGCCCGACCCGCGCCACCTGCTGCTCCCCGTGCGCGCGCGCCTGTCCCCCGGCGCCCGCCCGGGCGGCCCGTGCACCGTGGCGCGCTACACCGCCGCCCGCCTCAAGCTCCTGGACACCGCGCGCGGCGCCACCTGCGTGCCCGCGCAGGATCCCCGCGGCCTCTTGCCCACGGGCCTCGTCTCGGGCCCGGTGGACTTCCTCGCCGCGCCCTCCACCCTGCTCAACGAGGACCTGCCCGACGCCCCCGCCTGCGAGGCCGCCGCGCTGCGCGACGCCCCCCTGAGCCTGAGCCTCACCCTGGTGGGCGAGGCCCGGTGCGAGGACGCCGACGGCACCGCCACGCTCGAGCCCTTTTTCCTCTCGGACGCGCTCGACCGCCGCGCCCCGGGCGCGCGCCGGCTCGTCTTCCACGAGGGCTGCCTCGCCGAGGGCACCCCCATCACCCTCGCCGATGGCCGCGGCGTGCCCGTGGAGGACGTGCGCCCGGGGGACCGCGTGCGCGCGGACACGCTCGGCGCGGTGCTCACCGTGACGGACGTGAGCCGGGGCCAGGAGCCCGAGCCCCTGGTGCTGCTGCGCGACAGCGCCGGCCACGTGCTGCGCCTCACCGAGCGCCACCCCGTGCTCCTCCCGGACGGCGGCGGGGTGGCCGCCGGCGCGCTGCACCCCGGGGACACGGTGCGCACGGACGCGGGCCCCGCGCGCCTGGTCTCCGTGGCGCGGGTGCCCGGCGGCACGCGTGTCTTCAACCTGCGGCTGGGCACCGCGTCGGAGCTCGCGCGCCGCCCGGCCGGGGCCCCCGCCGCGCTCTTCGCCGGCGGCTTCCTCGTGGGGGACCTCGCCCTGCAGCGCGCCCTGGCCACCCCCACCCCCGCCGCGAGTCCGCCCCTCGCGCGCCTGCCACCCGCCTGGCACGCGGATCTGCACCACGCCCTCGCGCGCTGA
- a CDS encoding DUF262 domain-containing protein has product MATPSYLSEPQIQSLARLLQEIMEGNLRLPLFQRDFVWNDSQRLELLNSVRDGIPMGSVLIWRTATRRLECFQAIGPYRLPERPPIEGLMHSYLLDGVQRLSTLLGSIHPRVVGSIPEPIERSIGRGSSWDLYYDLEERTFLVHETDEPPPATWQPLWLTLDGIGLLRFQRELAKQPDAERLIQASDELVSAFRDYKIPVLAIVTEDLEHATRIFHRINSRGTPMGEFHMMQALTWNEKFDLRERLTAAKALIKESSWAPEPDEDLFLDVCKVSLDLSLFEENVETLGKQLAANPRLLDDAIDNLHEAVRFLQRKCGVLSAELLPSRYQLILLAEAMRVWRISGKPLSEVTPHIIRWFWLTTYGGVFRAVNRNKLNRLLRNVRSLASGETCFAAAGTSMAVEPLPERFHYRSARSKALAIRLAELRPRDADGRPIDNPLALLARHGADAIVPLVRGRPESANRIIVRPQEAEAIRSLLARRPIVADKDFLASHAITPAALRAIEEHDIEGFLMERQQTLAELDAHFIDPFVEEDARYALAEDALMPF; this is encoded by the coding sequence ATGGCGACCCCGTCCTATCTGAGTGAGCCTCAAATCCAGTCCCTGGCCCGTCTGCTCCAGGAGATCATGGAGGGCAACCTGCGCCTGCCCCTGTTCCAGCGGGACTTCGTCTGGAACGACAGTCAGCGCCTCGAACTCCTCAATAGCGTGCGCGACGGCATCCCGATGGGCAGCGTCCTCATCTGGCGCACCGCCACCCGGCGCCTGGAGTGCTTTCAGGCTATTGGTCCCTACCGGCTCCCCGAGCGTCCTCCCATCGAGGGCCTCATGCACAGCTACCTCTTGGATGGCGTCCAGCGGCTCAGTACTCTTCTCGGGAGCATCCATCCGCGTGTCGTGGGTAGCATACCGGAACCCATTGAGCGCAGCATCGGGCGCGGGTCGAGTTGGGATCTTTATTACGACCTGGAGGAGCGCACGTTCCTGGTTCACGAGACGGATGAACCGCCTCCCGCGACGTGGCAGCCGCTCTGGTTGACACTCGATGGCATCGGGCTGCTGCGCTTCCAGCGAGAACTGGCGAAGCAGCCCGACGCCGAGCGGCTCATCCAGGCATCCGACGAGTTGGTGAGCGCGTTTCGCGACTACAAGATTCCCGTGCTCGCCATCGTGACCGAGGACCTGGAGCACGCCACGCGCATCTTCCACCGCATCAACAGTCGGGGCACGCCCATGGGTGAGTTCCACATGATGCAGGCGCTGACCTGGAACGAGAAGTTCGACCTGCGTGAGCGGTTGACCGCCGCCAAGGCCCTCATCAAGGAGTCGAGTTGGGCGCCCGAGCCGGACGAGGATCTGTTCCTCGATGTCTGCAAGGTTTCGCTCGACTTGAGTCTCTTCGAGGAGAACGTCGAGACGCTCGGCAAACAGCTCGCGGCGAATCCCCGCCTCTTGGATGACGCCATCGACAATCTGCACGAGGCGGTCCGCTTCCTGCAGCGCAAGTGCGGAGTCCTCTCCGCCGAACTGCTCCCCTCCCGCTACCAGCTCATCCTCCTCGCGGAGGCCATGCGTGTCTGGAGGATCTCGGGCAAGCCCTTGTCAGAGGTCACACCGCACATCATCCGCTGGTTCTGGCTGACCACCTATGGAGGTGTCTTCCGCGCGGTCAACCGGAACAAGCTCAACCGCTTGTTGCGGAATGTCCGGAGCCTCGCGAGCGGGGAGACATGTTTCGCCGCGGCAGGAACGTCCATGGCCGTCGAACCGCTCCCCGAGCGCTTCCATTACCGGTCCGCCCGTTCCAAGGCCCTGGCGATCCGCTTGGCGGAATTGAGGCCTCGCGACGCCGACGGCCGACCCATAGACAACCCTCTCGCACTGCTAGCCCGGCATGGCGCGGATGCCATCGTTCCACTTGTTCGTGGGCGCCCCGAAAGCGCCAATCGCATCATCGTGCGGCCACAGGAGGCCGAGGCCATCCGCAGCCTGCTTGCCCGAAGACCCATTGTGGCCGACAAGGACTTCCTGGCCAGCCACGCCATCACACCAGCGGCACTCCGAGCGATTGAAGAGCACGACATCGAGGGCTTCCTGATGGAGCGCCAACAAACCCTGGCGGAGTTGGACGCTCACTTCATCGACCCATTCGTCGAGGAAGACGCACGATACGCTCTCGCCGAGGACGCTCTGATGCCGTTCTAA